In Neovison vison isolate M4711 chromosome 11, ASM_NN_V1, whole genome shotgun sequence, one genomic interval encodes:
- the BLOC1S4 gene encoding biogenesis of lysosome-related organelles complex 1 subunit 4: protein MEACAAGRGPPREGSAEDEAELPGAAWSGDSGNVSQSHSSASGPWEDEASELGAPGRDLPLLRRAAAGYAACLLPGAGARPEVEALDASLEDLLTRVDEFVGMLDMLRGDSSHVVSEGVPRIYAKAAEMRRVYSRIDRLEAFVGMIGARVARMEEQVARAEAELGAFPSAFRKLLHTISVPSLFSKAPSGRPQQSGYEPPVLFRTEDHFPCCSETPQS from the coding sequence ATGGAGGCTTGCGCCGCGGGTCGTGGGCCGCCGCGCGAGGGGTCAGCGGAGGACGAGGCCGAGCTCCCTGGAGCAGCGTGGAGCGGGGACAGCGGCAATGTGTCGCAGAGCCACAGCAGCGCCTCGGGGCCGTGGGAGGACGAGGCGTCGGAGCTGGGCGCGCCGGGCCGCGATCTGCCGCTGCTGCGCCGCGCCGCCGCGGGCTACGCCGCCTGCCTGCTGCCGGGAGCCGGGGCGCGGCCCGAGGTCGAGGCCCTGGACGCCAGCCTGGAGGACCTGCTCACCAGAGTGGACGAGTTCGTGGGCATGCTGGACATGCTGCGCGGGGACTCCTCCCACGTCGTCAGTGAGGGTGTGCCTCGCATTTACGCGAAGGCCGCGGAGATGCGGCGGGTCTACAGCAGGATCGACCGGCTGGAGGCCTTCGTGGGGATGATCGGCGCCCGCGTGGCCAGGATGGAGGAGCAGGTGGCCAGGGCGGAGGCCGAGCTGGGCGCTTTCCCCAGCGCCTTCAGGAAGCTGCTGCACACGATCAGCGTGCCCTCATTGTTCAGCAAGGCGCCCTCCGGCAGGCCCCAGCAGAGCGGCTACGAGCCGCCCGTCCTGTTTCGGACCGAAGACCACTTTCCCTGTTGCAGCGAGACACCTCAGAGCTGA